In a single window of the bacterium genome:
- a CDS encoding chemotaxis protein CheX: MEEHFSKIIINTTEKVFNSMVFMDVKGKESDGNFTIEGVHVTAMVGFAGIYVGLSAIHCSIGLARKICASMLQMDPSSLTNEDVRDALSEISNMISGHFKAQLANTIDAEEQVFEQSVPSVISGEDYETHVITDAPHYYAEFTTGEDVFYVELAMKKV; the protein is encoded by the coding sequence ATGGAAGAGCATTTTTCAAAAATCATAATTAATACTACAGAGAAAGTATTTAATAGTATGGTTTTTATGGATGTCAAGGGTAAGGAATCTGACGGGAATTTTACAATTGAGGGAGTTCATGTAACTGCAATGGTAGGATTTGCAGGAATTTATGTAGGCCTTTCAGCTATTCACTGTTCTATCGGGCTGGCACGTAAGATTTGTGCATCAATGCTGCAAATGGATCCGTCGAGCCTTACCAATGAAGATGTCCGTGATGCATTGAGTGAAATATCCAATATGATTTCAGGGCACTTTAAAGCACAGCTTGCAAATACAATTGATGCTGAAGAGCAGGTTTTCGAACAATCCGTACCATCTGTAATTAGCGGTGAAGATTATGAAACTCACGTTATTACTGACGCGCCTCATTATTATGCAGAATTTACAACAGGGGAAGATGTATTCTATGTAGAACTTGCGATGAAAAAGGTATGA
- a CDS encoding chemotaxis protein CheA — protein MESMAQDIELVKEFLNETTELLENLDNDLVSLETEPEDSELINRIFRAFHTIKGTSSFLGYDQLVELGHAAEDVLSLLRDGERIVTSDIMDILLNAIDKLKILVDQIRNDKIEAIDLSNVLKELLKIKNGEIGIKNLAEKTSETESSPEEEKRPDGNREENLKKSAPEKKERGDRFKGVETSTIRVDVERLDGLMNLVGELVLERNRLLQVNREFRVTQDWQDYEEKVADTTEKVNFITAELQLSVLKMRMVPIDRLFKKYPRLMRDIARDKNKKVELVISGGETELDKTVIDQVGDPIVHLMRNAIDHGVEPPEERQRMGKPRTGKIELSASQEGNHIIISVKDDGRGLDIEKIKQKALEKKMATEAQLKGMSDNDAMQLIFEPGFSTVDKVSDLSGRGVGMDVVRNNIRNLNGIIDMRSNFGRGTEVILKLPLTLAVIQALMVGVGREIYAVPLTSVIETIRIDTKEIQTIDHREVIRHRDSVIPVLFLKRIFNVANDSDDVSDGKSIKYVVLIAIAEKRYGLIVDHLLGQEEVVIKSLGEYLGNVPGVAGGTITGDGLVRLILDTANVAEIAKEKYYSAQNTVIED, from the coding sequence ACCTGAAGATAGTGAATTAATAAATCGAATCTTCAGAGCATTTCATACAATAAAAGGGACATCCAGTTTCCTGGGATATGATCAGCTTGTGGAGCTCGGCCATGCGGCTGAGGATGTGTTAAGCCTTTTACGGGACGGTGAGCGTATTGTAACATCAGATATAATGGATATTCTTCTTAATGCAATTGATAAACTTAAAATTTTGGTTGATCAGATTCGGAACGATAAAATTGAAGCAATTGATCTTTCGAATGTATTAAAAGAGCTGTTAAAAATAAAAAATGGTGAAATCGGGATAAAAAATCTGGCTGAGAAGACATCCGAAACAGAAAGCAGCCCGGAAGAAGAGAAGAGGCCTGATGGAAACAGAGAAGAGAACCTGAAGAAGAGTGCTCCGGAGAAAAAAGAGAGAGGAGACAGGTTTAAAGGTGTGGAGACTTCAACCATACGTGTTGATGTGGAAAGACTGGACGGCTTGATGAATCTTGTAGGTGAGCTTGTACTTGAAAGAAACAGGCTTCTGCAGGTAAACAGAGAATTCAGGGTAACTCAGGATTGGCAGGATTATGAAGAGAAAGTCGCAGATACAACAGAAAAAGTAAATTTTATCACTGCAGAGCTTCAGCTTTCAGTATTAAAAATGAGAATGGTTCCTATTGACAGGCTTTTTAAAAAGTATCCCAGACTTATGAGGGATATTGCAAGAGACAAGAATAAAAAAGTTGAGCTTGTAATTTCCGGAGGTGAGACCGAGCTTGACAAGACAGTTATTGATCAGGTTGGGGATCCTATTGTTCATCTTATGAGAAATGCAATTGATCATGGAGTTGAACCCCCTGAAGAGAGGCAGAGAATGGGGAAGCCGAGAACAGGGAAAATAGAGCTTTCTGCTTCTCAGGAAGGGAATCACATAATTATTTCTGTCAAAGATGACGGAAGGGGCCTTGATATTGAAAAGATAAAACAAAAAGCACTTGAAAAGAAAATGGCCACGGAAGCGCAGCTTAAAGGAATGTCAGACAATGATGCAATGCAGTTAATATTCGAACCTGGTTTTAGTACTGTCGATAAAGTGAGTGACCTCTCGGGCAGAGGTGTGGGGATGGATGTAGTGCGGAATAATATCCGTAATCTAAATGGGATAATTGACATGCGCAGCAATTTCGGCAGGGGTACAGAAGTTATTTTAAAACTGCCGCTGACGCTTGCTGTAATTCAGGCTCTGATGGTAGGAGTGGGCAGGGAAATTTATGCAGTTCCTTTGACATCAGTAATTGAAACAATCAGAATTGATACAAAAGAAATTCAGACAATTGATCATAGAGAAGTGATTAGGCACCGTGATTCAGTAATACCTGTGCTTTTCCTGAAAAGAATTTTTAATGTTGCCAATGACAGTGATGATGTAAGTGATGGAAAATCAATTAAATATGTAGTTTTAATTGCAATCGCGGAAAAACGTTACGGGCTTATTGTTGATCATCTTCTCGGACAGGAAGAAGTTGTTATTAAATCTCTCGGAGAATATTTGGGAAATGTACCCGGAGTAGCAGGAGGTACAATCACAGGGGACGGGCTTGTACGATTGATTCTGGATACTGCCAATGTAGCGGAAATCGCAAAAGAGAAGTATTATTCTGCTCAGAATACGGTAATAGAGGATTAA
- a CDS encoding HDOD domain-containing protein: protein MRVNDKDLLVNTYVTRAMPIPTLPSVVSRILELSGKPDAKVEEVADAILTDKVLTARMIRLVNSAFWGIRRRITSIREAIVYLGLHQIRSIVLTTSLFNSFPEKNPSFDIRRIWEHGLGVAMVSRRIAEKVGYSDSEKAYIGGLMHDIGEVLLSQYSLNEFEEVIEVVKNEKISFYDAENRVIGVNHTDFADWFGEHWGFSEEYVEVIAKHHSLEEAEINPPLVAIVVLADLLCRVRGLDYGFEENIEIVLKDELAWKILVDDNPDLAKIDLVRFTLDLDALIAEVKTIVRDIYRSDD from the coding sequence ATGAGGGTTAATGATAAAGATTTGTTAGTTAATACATATGTTACCCGCGCAATGCCGATTCCGACTTTGCCGAGTGTTGTTTCAAGAATACTTGAACTTTCAGGCAAGCCGGATGCGAAGGTGGAGGAAGTTGCAGATGCTATTCTGACGGATAAAGTTTTAACTGCACGCATGATAAGATTGGTAAATTCTGCATTCTGGGGTATCAGGAGGAGAATAACTTCAATTCGGGAAGCGATTGTTTACTTAGGGTTGCATCAAATCCGCAGTATAGTTCTTACTACATCTCTATTTAATTCTTTTCCGGAGAAGAATCCTTCTTTTGATATCAGGCGTATTTGGGAACACGGGCTTGGTGTTGCTATGGTAAGCCGCCGTATTGCTGAAAAAGTAGGGTACAGTGATTCTGAAAAGGCGTACATCGGGGGATTGATGCATGATATAGGGGAAGTTTTGCTGAGCCAGTACAGCCTTAATGAATTTGAAGAAGTGATTGAAGTTGTTAAAAATGAAAAGATATCTTTTTATGATGCGGAGAACAGGGTTATAGGTGTGAATCATACTGATTTTGCAGACTGGTTTGGCGAGCACTGGGGCTTTTCGGAAGAGTATGTTGAAGTTATTGCAAAACATCACTCATTAGAAGAAGCGGAAATCAATCCTCCTCTTGTTGCAATTGTTGTTTTGGCAGATTTGTTGTGCAGAGTACGCGGCCTTGATTACGGGTTTGAGGAAAATATAGAAATTGTTTTAAAAGATGAACTCGCATGGAAGATTCTTGTTGATGACAATCCTGATCTTGCTAAAATAGACCTTGTCAGGTTTACCCTGGATCTGGATGCACTTATTGCAGAAGTTAAAACAATTGTCAGGGATATATACAGAAGTGATGATTAG
- a CDS encoding chemotaxis response regulator protein-glutamate methylesterase, with amino-acid sequence MNNTRKQINILVVDDSAFMRVALKKIIEEDGTIKVMDVARNGEEALKKIKRHKPDLVTLDIEMPVMDGLTVLEKIMNDMPMPVIMISSLTEEGADATMRALDLGAVDFIPKGGKSYVNLDIVKVGEQLRQKIRAIVKKGRIQKYGMQPGSGADKKSFQPDYVNLPAVKEKCGVVALGVSTGGPLALQKMIPMLPEDYPSSILVVQHMPPMFTKPFAKRLNQLAKVKVKEASEGDITEPGTVFIAPGGKHMIFERRSDGKLVIILSDIPGDTLFRPSVDVMMLSAASVYRRKILGVIMTGMGNDGLQGMIRIKDLGGTTLAQDEASCVVYGMPKACVQNGIIDQTIPLELLANSIVHYSG; translated from the coding sequence ATGAATAACACCCGGAAGCAAATTAATATTCTTGTTGTTGATGATTCTGCGTTCATGCGGGTTGCCCTGAAAAAAATTATTGAGGAAGACGGCACGATAAAAGTGATGGATGTTGCACGGAACGGCGAAGAAGCCCTGAAAAAGATAAAGAGGCATAAACCTGATCTTGTTACTCTTGATATTGAAATGCCTGTAATGGACGGATTAACAGTGCTTGAGAAAATCATGAATGATATGCCTATGCCTGTGATAATGATAAGCTCTTTGACAGAGGAAGGCGCTGATGCGACTATGCGTGCTCTTGATCTTGGTGCTGTTGATTTTATACCCAAGGGAGGCAAATCCTATGTAAATCTTGATATTGTCAAGGTCGGTGAGCAGCTAAGGCAGAAGATAAGGGCCATTGTTAAAAAGGGCAGAATACAAAAATACGGTATGCAACCCGGATCGGGTGCAGATAAGAAATCATTTCAGCCGGATTACGTCAATCTTCCGGCAGTAAAGGAAAAGTGCGGTGTTGTTGCTTTGGGTGTTTCTACTGGCGGCCCTCTTGCGCTTCAAAAAATGATACCTATGCTTCCGGAAGATTATCCGTCAAGTATTCTTGTTGTTCAGCATATGCCGCCGATGTTTACAAAACCTTTTGCAAAAAGATTAAATCAGCTTGCCAAAGTAAAAGTTAAAGAAGCCTCTGAAGGAGATATTACAGAACCCGGGACAGTTTTTATTGCACCCGGAGGAAAGCATATGATATTTGAAAGAAGGAGCGATGGGAAACTTGTAATAATACTTTCTGATATTCCCGGTGATACACTTTTCAGGCCTTCCGTAGATGTGATGATGCTTTCAGCTGCATCTGTATACAGAAGAAAGATTCTCGGAGTGATTATGACAGGCATGGGAAATGACGGGCTGCAGGGAATGATAAGAATTAAAGATCTTGGCGGAACAACACTTGCACAGGATGAAGCCTCATGCGTTGTTTATGGAATGCCTAAAGCATGCGTTCAGAACGGTATAATTGATCAGACCATTCCACTTGAATTGCTGGCAAACAGTATTGTTCATTATTCCGGGTAA
- a CDS encoding chemotaxis protein CheX: MITQETEKELLSKALDEVFGTMMNLEVTHCDSCDDDDIIHQEHLTATIGFAGGWNGFVSIACSITTARLITQLLLGTNSDEIPCDEIRDAVGEVVNMVGGRYKTLFSEHQNSSREVFKMSIPSVVQGKEYNIFAPANSGSTKIAVEIKDEKLSAFIALTEDQGN; the protein is encoded by the coding sequence ATGATTACACAAGAGACTGAAAAAGAGTTATTATCTAAAGCATTGGATGAAGTTTTTGGAACAATGATGAATCTTGAAGTGACTCATTGTGATTCGTGTGACGATGATGATATTATTCATCAAGAGCACCTGACTGCAACAATAGGTTTTGCAGGAGGATGGAATGGATTTGTTTCAATTGCATGCAGCATTACTACTGCACGGCTGATAACCCAGCTTCTCCTTGGCACCAATAGTGATGAAATCCCGTGTGATGAAATCAGAGATGCAGTAGGGGAGGTTGTCAATATGGTTGGAGGAAGATATAAGACTTTGTTTTCTGAACATCAGAATAGCAGCAGGGAAGTTTTTAAGATGTCAATACCATCTGTGGTACAGGGGAAAGAGTATAATATTTTTGCGCCTGCAAATAGCGGTTCGACAAAAATTGCAGTAGAAATAAAGGATGAAAAACTATCGGCTTTTATTGCGTTAACTGAAGATCAAGGCAATTGA
- a CDS encoding protein-glutamate O-methyltransferase CheR, with protein sequence MSDLLKIRDLVYQETGMYFPDDKQYYFEGRFKRRIESLGLKDFSEYYSYLSKKENKRDEFLNLMNELTINETSFFRNKAHFHALQEIIIPEIAEKKKDMAFRKIKFWSAGCSSGEEAYTIAMIVNELKETILSGWSIEIIATDISERVLNIARKGEYRQYAVKNMPEEYKNRYLTFNNGIYTVKKELKNYIKFSNVNLNNDMSMLFMKGFDIIFCKNVLIYFDLASKKRVISHFFNALDVGGNLFIGFSESLFGVDSRFKLVHFPGGMAYRKDIHI encoded by the coding sequence ATGAGCGATTTGTTAAAAATACGTGATTTGGTTTATCAGGAGACAGGAATGTATTTCCCTGATGATAAACAGTACTATTTTGAAGGCAGGTTTAAACGCCGGATTGAATCATTGGGGCTGAAAGATTTTAGTGAATATTATTCCTATCTGTCAAAGAAGGAAAACAAGAGAGACGAATTCTTAAACTTGATGAATGAACTCACAATCAATGAGACAAGTTTTTTCAGGAACAAGGCTCATTTCCATGCGCTTCAGGAGATTATAATCCCGGAAATTGCTGAGAAGAAAAAGGATATGGCTTTCAGGAAGATTAAATTCTGGAGTGCCGGATGTTCATCAGGAGAAGAAGCATATACAATTGCAATGATAGTAAATGAGTTGAAGGAAACAATTTTAAGCGGATGGAGTATTGAAATAATTGCTACTGATATTAGTGAAAGAGTTCTGAATATTGCAAGAAAAGGTGAATACAGACAATATGCTGTCAAAAATATGCCTGAAGAGTATAAAAACAGATATCTAACCTTTAATAACGGAATCTATACTGTAAAAAAAGAACTGAAAAATTATATAAAATTTTCAAATGTAAATCTTAATAATGACATGTCAATGCTTTTTATGAAGGGGTTTGATATTATTTTCTGCAAGAATGTTTTGATATATTTTGACCTTGCGTCAAAAAAGAGAGTTATTTCACATTTTTTTAACGCCCTTGATGTAGGGGGAAATCTGTTCATCGGGTTCTCAGAGTCGCTTTTTGGAGTTGACAGCAGATTTAAACTTGTTCATTTCCCCGGGGGAATGGCTTACCGCAAAGATATTCATATTTAG